A stretch of the Filimonas lacunae genome encodes the following:
- the argB gene encoding acetylglutamate kinase, with protein MDKLFVIKIGGNVIDNEQNLSTFLSAFAAIPHRKILIHGGGKIATKIGDQLGVASNYVNGRRITDDATIDIVTMVYGGLVNKKIIAQLQSKGCNAIGLTGADANLIPAVKRPVKEVDFGWVGDVNTANIPVDTCRLFLDNGILPVFAPLTHDSQGHILNTNADTIASSIAIALSAAYDVRLVYCFEKKGVLEDVENEDSVIRLITKDKYQQLLSENKLFAGILPKIDNAFAAIDAGVKEVLIGDAADLVQNTTAQTLGTLITN; from the coding sequence ATGGATAAGCTATTTGTAATAAAAATAGGTGGAAATGTAATTGACAACGAGCAAAACCTTTCCACCTTTTTAAGTGCTTTCGCTGCTATACCTCATCGTAAAATCCTTATTCATGGTGGTGGTAAAATTGCCACCAAAATAGGCGATCAGTTAGGTGTGGCTTCCAACTATGTTAATGGCAGAAGAATTACAGATGATGCTACTATTGATATTGTAACAATGGTATACGGTGGCCTTGTCAATAAAAAGATTATTGCACAGCTACAAAGCAAAGGCTGTAATGCTATAGGTTTAACAGGTGCTGATGCCAACTTAATCCCGGCTGTAAAACGTCCGGTGAAAGAAGTGGATTTTGGTTGGGTTGGCGATGTAAATACTGCAAACATTCCGGTAGACACCTGCCGTTTGTTCCTGGATAATGGCATTCTTCCTGTATTCGCTCCGTTAACTCACGATTCACAGGGACATATACTCAATACAAATGCTGACACTATTGCTTCTTCTATAGCCATTGCATTATCTGCCGCATACGATGTACGTTTAGTGTATTGCTTTGAGAAGAAAGGCGTATTGGAAGATGTGGAAAATGAAGACTCTGTTATTCGCCTTATTACTAAAGACAAATACCAGCAACTGTTAAGCGAAAACAAACTGTTTGCAGGCATATTGCCCAAAATAGACAATGCCTTCGCCGCCATAGATGCAGGTGTGAAAGAGGTGTTGATTGGCGATGCCGCAGACCTGGTACAAAATACAACCGCCCAAACATTGGGAACCCTTATTACTAATTAG
- a CDS encoding Rossmann-fold NAD(P)-binding domain-containing protein, with amino-acid sequence MRNFISVHDVKDINALAETALMYKADPFKDRKLGADKRIGLLFLNPSLRTRLSTQVAAANLGMEAIVFNVDKEGWALEFEEGAIMSGSSVEHIKDAAPILGSYFDILCIRTFPGLKNREDDYSELYISQFIKYCGVPVISLESATLHPLQSLTDIISIKETLKENVAFKSINAKPKIVLTWAPHVKPLPQCVANSFAQWVNAWGEADFVITHPEDYELATKFTQGATIINNQDEALKGADFVYVKNWSTYTDYGKIYENDPGWMLTDEKLKLTNQAKVMHCLPVRRNVELSDEVLDGPNSIVTRQASNRVWAAQAVISEILKNA; translated from the coding sequence TTGAGAAACTTTATTTCCGTTCATGATGTAAAAGACATTAATGCACTGGCAGAAACCGCATTAATGTACAAAGCCGATCCGTTTAAAGACAGGAAATTAGGGGCCGACAAGCGCATTGGCCTGTTGTTCTTAAATCCAAGTTTACGTACCCGTTTAAGTACGCAGGTAGCTGCGGCCAATCTGGGAATGGAAGCTATTGTGTTTAATGTGGATAAAGAAGGTTGGGCGCTGGAATTTGAAGAAGGCGCTATTATGAGCGGAAGTTCAGTAGAACATATCAAAGACGCTGCTCCTATTTTAGGAAGCTATTTTGATATACTGTGTATTCGCACCTTCCCAGGTTTAAAAAACCGGGAAGATGATTATAGCGAGCTGTACATTTCTCAGTTTATTAAATACTGTGGTGTTCCGGTAATAAGCCTGGAAAGTGCCACTTTGCATCCTTTGCAAAGTCTTACCGATATTATCTCTATCAAAGAAACGCTGAAGGAAAACGTAGCGTTTAAATCTATAAATGCCAAGCCTAAAATTGTGCTTACCTGGGCTCCTCACGTAAAGCCATTACCACAATGTGTGGCTAATAGCTTTGCTCAGTGGGTGAACGCATGGGGGGAAGCTGATTTTGTAATTACCCATCCGGAAGATTACGAACTGGCAACCAAGTTTACACAAGGTGCCACTATTATTAACAACCAGGATGAAGCATTAAAAGGTGCTGATTTTGTGTACGTTAAAAACTGGAGCACTTATACCGATTACGGTAAAATATATGAAAACGATCCGGGATGGATGCTTACAGACGAGAAGCTGAAGCTGACAAACCAGGCCAAAGTAATGCATTGCCTTCCGGTAAGAAGAAATGTAGAATTAAGTGATGAAGTCCTGGATGGTCCAAACAGCATTGTAACCAGGCAGGCTTCTAACAGGGTGTGGGCTGCACAGGCAGTAATCTCAGAAATTCTGAAAAACGCATAA
- a CDS encoding aspartate aminotransferase family protein: MNLFDVYPINEVTIVKAHGSYVWDADGVQYLDMYGGHAVISIGHTHPHWVSRIEEQLSKIAFYSNSVHLPIQQELASKLGKVSGKEDYQLFLVNSGAEANENALKLASFHNGRKKIVAFKKSFHGRTSLAVAVTDNPAIVAPVNETENVIFLPFNDEKALEDCFKKNGGEISSVIVEGIQGVGGINIASDTFLQKIRSLCDEYGAVYIADSVQCGYGRSGKFFSHDYAGVNADIYTMAKGMGNGFPIGGILIAPHIKAKHGLLGTTFGGNQLACAAALAVLEVIEKEGLIEQARQRGMYLTNRLKAVKGIENVRGRGLMIGFEVPEEIKDLKKNLLYKHQVFTGEAKPNIIRLLPSLAIARKQVDEFLELLQEEIGALKAEAAAKEVPTEAGE; this comes from the coding sequence ATGAATTTATTTGACGTTTATCCAATTAACGAGGTTACAATTGTAAAAGCACACGGTTCCTATGTGTGGGACGCAGATGGTGTGCAGTACTTAGATATGTATGGTGGGCATGCGGTTATTTCCATAGGCCACACCCATCCTCATTGGGTATCGCGAATAGAAGAGCAACTTTCAAAAATTGCTTTTTATTCTAACTCCGTTCATTTGCCTATTCAGCAGGAACTGGCATCCAAACTGGGTAAAGTAAGTGGTAAAGAAGATTATCAGTTATTCCTGGTAAACTCAGGAGCCGAAGCAAATGAGAATGCATTAAAACTGGCTTCTTTTCACAATGGCCGGAAAAAGATAGTGGCTTTTAAAAAGTCCTTTCACGGTCGTACCTCTCTGGCAGTAGCGGTTACTGATAATCCAGCTATTGTAGCGCCGGTAAACGAAACAGAGAACGTGATTTTCCTGCCTTTCAACGACGAAAAGGCACTGGAAGATTGCTTCAAAAAGAATGGTGGTGAAATTTCTTCTGTTATAGTAGAAGGCATTCAGGGTGTTGGCGGTATTAACATCGCCAGCGATACTTTCCTGCAAAAAATACGTTCCCTGTGTGATGAGTATGGTGCAGTATATATTGCTGACTCTGTACAGTGTGGTTATGGCCGTAGCGGTAAATTCTTCTCACACGATTATGCAGGTGTAAATGCTGATATCTACACTATGGCAAAGGGTATGGGCAATGGCTTCCCAATCGGGGGCATCTTAATTGCTCCTCACATCAAAGCTAAGCATGGCTTGTTAGGTACCACTTTCGGCGGCAACCAGTTAGCTTGTGCAGCAGCCCTGGCAGTACTGGAAGTAATTGAAAAAGAAGGTTTGATTGAACAAGCGCGTCAGCGTGGTATGTATCTTACCAACAGGCTGAAAGCAGTGAAGGGTATTGAAAATGTTCGCGGCCGTGGTTTAATGATTGGCTTCGAAGTACCAGAAGAGATTAAAGACTTAAAGAAAAACCTGTTATACAAGCACCAGGTATTTACCGGTGAAGCAAAGCCTAATATTATAAGGCTATTACCTTCTTTGGCTATCGCACGCAAACAGGTAGATGAATTCCTGGAATTATTACAGGAAGAAATCGGTGCATTGAAAGCAGAAGCTGCAGCCAAAGAAGTACCCACAGAAGCAGGAGAATAA
- the argC gene encoding N-acetyl-gamma-glutamyl-phosphate reductase, whose amino-acid sequence MAIRAGIVGGAGYTGGELLRILINHPQVEIVFVNSSSNAGNPVSKVHADLVGETDLTFSAELSNAIDVLFLCVGHGDARKFLEANTINDNITIIDLSQDFRLQATASIANRQFVYGLPELNKAAIQKAGNIANPGCFATAIQLGLLPLAKAGLLSDIYTTGITGSTGAGQSLSNTSHFSWRANNIQAYKSLQHQHIKEIHQSLHQLQDDFPATAGTENGVHFVPWRGDFTRGIYVSSTIDCGLPFEEVKKLYTAFYADAAFTHFCEGMIDLKQVVNTNKCLVNLEKQGNKIVVHSAIDNLLKGASGQAVQNMNLVFGIEETAGLKLKANYF is encoded by the coding sequence ATGGCTATCAGGGCAGGCATAGTAGGCGGAGCCGGGTATACGGGAGGGGAGCTACTCAGGATATTGATCAACCATCCACAGGTAGAGATTGTTTTTGTAAACAGTTCCAGCAACGCAGGTAACCCGGTAAGTAAAGTACATGCAGACCTTGTAGGAGAAACCGACCTGACTTTCTCAGCTGAATTAAGCAACGCCATCGATGTTTTGTTTTTATGTGTTGGACATGGCGATGCCAGGAAGTTTCTGGAAGCAAATACCATAAACGACAACATTACTATTATTGATCTTTCGCAGGATTTCCGTTTACAGGCAACTGCATCTATTGCAAACCGCCAGTTTGTATACGGATTACCTGAATTAAATAAAGCCGCTATTCAAAAAGCAGGCAACATTGCCAACCCGGGTTGTTTTGCTACTGCTATTCAGTTGGGCCTGCTGCCCCTGGCAAAAGCTGGCTTACTCAGTGATATCTATACAACGGGCATCACAGGTTCAACAGGTGCAGGTCAAAGCCTGAGTAATACTTCACATTTCAGCTGGAGGGCTAATAATATTCAGGCTTATAAATCACTGCAGCACCAGCATATCAAAGAAATTCATCAAAGTTTGCACCAGTTACAGGACGATTTTCCTGCTACTGCCGGTACTGAAAACGGTGTACATTTTGTGCCATGGCGTGGCGATTTTACAAGAGGTATTTATGTTAGCTCTACAATAGATTGCGGTTTACCTTTTGAAGAAGTGAAAAAACTGTACACTGCTTTTTATGCAGATGCAGCTTTTACGCATTTTTGCGAGGGAATGATCGATTTAAAGCAGGTAGTTAATACCAACAAATGCCTGGTAAACCTGGAAAAGCAGGGTAATAAAATAGTAGTACATTCTGCTATAGACAACCTGTTGAAAGGTGCCAGCGGACAGGCGGTACAAAACATGAACTTAGTATTCGGTATAGAAGAAACAGCTGGCTTAAAACTAAAAGCTAATTATTTCTAA
- the argG gene encoding argininosuccinate synthase — protein sequence MKKVVLGFSGGLDTTFCVKHLGEDKGYEVHSVIVNTGGFSEEELKKIEAHAYKLGVKTHTTVDAVKGYYDKMIKYLVFGNVLKNNTYPLSVSAERLVQALHIAEHAKVLKADAVAHGSTGAGNDQVRFDMVFNIVLPGIEIITPIRDLKLSREAEIEYLKGKGVEMNFEKAAYSINKGLWGTSVGGRETLSSKGLLPEEAWPTQVTKKGAEEVKLHFEKGELTAVNDKTFAHSAEAIQYLQTIAGAYGVGRDIHVGDTIIGIKGRVGFEAAAPMVIIKAHHALEKHVLTKWQLSWKDNIANFYGNWMHEGQIMDPVMRDIEAFLQSSQANVTGDVFVQLQPYYFQVIGIESKYDLMNSKFGKYGEMNNGWTGEDVRGFTKIFGNQTAMFHMVKESNEQ from the coding sequence ATGAAAAAAGTAGTTCTTGGGTTTAGCGGAGGATTAGACACTACATTTTGTGTAAAACATCTGGGAGAAGATAAAGGCTATGAAGTACATAGCGTTATTGTTAACACCGGTGGCTTTAGTGAGGAAGAGTTAAAGAAAATAGAAGCGCACGCTTATAAATTGGGTGTTAAAACCCACACTACAGTAGATGCTGTTAAAGGCTACTACGATAAAATGATCAAATACCTGGTATTTGGCAACGTGTTAAAAAACAACACTTACCCTTTAAGCGTAAGTGCCGAGCGTTTAGTACAGGCCCTGCATATTGCAGAACATGCTAAAGTGCTGAAAGCAGATGCTGTTGCACACGGTAGCACTGGTGCAGGTAACGACCAGGTACGTTTTGATATGGTGTTTAACATCGTATTACCTGGTATTGAAATTATAACTCCTATCCGCGATTTAAAACTGAGCCGTGAAGCAGAGATCGAATATCTGAAAGGCAAAGGCGTGGAAATGAATTTTGAAAAAGCAGCTTACTCTATCAATAAAGGTTTATGGGGTACCAGTGTAGGTGGTCGTGAAACTTTGTCTTCTAAAGGTTTATTACCGGAAGAAGCATGGCCTACACAGGTTACCAAAAAAGGCGCAGAAGAAGTAAAACTGCACTTTGAAAAAGGGGAACTGACAGCTGTAAATGATAAAACCTTTGCACATTCTGCCGAGGCTATTCAATATTTACAAACTATTGCAGGCGCGTACGGTGTTGGTCGTGATATTCACGTGGGTGATACTATCATTGGTATTAAGGGACGTGTAGGCTTTGAAGCGGCTGCTCCTATGGTGATTATTAAAGCGCACCATGCATTGGAAAAGCACGTATTAACCAAATGGCAGTTAAGCTGGAAAGATAATATCGCCAATTTCTACGGAAACTGGATGCACGAAGGTCAGATTATGGACCCTGTAATGCGTGATATTGAAGCTTTCCTGCAAAGTTCTCAGGCTAATGTAACCGGCGATGTATTTGTTCAACTGCAACCATATTACTTCCAGGTAATAGGTATTGAGTCTAAATACGACTTAATGAACAGCAAGTTTGGTAAGTATGGCGAAATGAACAACGGATGGACTGGCGAAGACGTGCGTGGTTTTACCAAAATATTCGGCAACCAGACTGCCATGTTCCACATGGTGAAAGAAAGCAACGAACAATAA
- a CDS encoding GNAT family N-acetyltransferase, with protein sequence MEHQDIIVRVANSGDVHLAETITDEMEASAKARGTGIAKRSPEYVATKMLEGKGVIALTKKGDWVGFCYIEEWSHGKFVANSGLIVSPEYRKTGVAKRIKKRIFDLSREKYPESKIFGLTTGLAVMKINSELGYEPVTYSELTDDEVFWAGCKSCVNYDILMSKGRKNCMCTAMLYDPKDHYEPKETQDYFEKKSKVYERLMRFKQFLFRKKSGTKKSLFHTFFNF encoded by the coding sequence GTGGAACATCAAGACATTATAGTTCGTGTAGCCAATAGTGGCGACGTACACCTGGCAGAAACCATTACCGATGAAATGGAAGCATCGGCAAAAGCACGTGGAACAGGTATTGCCAAGCGTTCTCCCGAGTATGTAGCTACCAAAATGCTGGAAGGTAAAGGTGTGATTGCCTTAACCAAAAAAGGCGATTGGGTGGGCTTTTGCTACATCGAAGAATGGAGCCATGGTAAGTTTGTTGCCAATAGTGGTTTAATTGTGTCGCCGGAGTACCGGAAAACGGGTGTTGCCAAGCGTATTAAGAAAAGAATATTCGACTTGTCCAGGGAGAAATATCCTGAATCTAAAATATTTGGTCTTACCACAGGCTTAGCGGTAATGAAAATTAACAGCGAGCTTGGTTATGAACCAGTTACGTATTCTGAACTCACAGATGATGAAGTTTTCTGGGCCGGTTGTAAAAGCTGTGTCAACTACGATATATTAATGAGCAAGGGCAGAAAAAACTGTATGTGTACTGCCATGCTGTACGATCCTAAAGATCACTACGAACCTAAAGAAACCCAGGACTATTTCGAGAAGAAAAGCAAAGTATATGAGCGCCTGATGCGCTTTAAGCAGTTTCTTTTCAGAAAGAAATCAGGCACCAAAAAATCTTTATTTCACACGTTCTTTAATTTCTAA
- a CDS encoding outer membrane beta-barrel family protein, which produces MKKYKLVQLALAVLFTCMAASAFAQSGGAGSIKGRVLDSTTKEPLKGATISLLNPVDSTLISYQVSQNNGAFSFDKLPSGNYLLQVSFQGYDSYFKHATTSLTQPVAELGTINMQQEANVLEGIVIKSSPPIVIKKDTTEFNAASFKTRPNAVVEDLLKKLPGLEVDRDGYIKAQGEEVTRVLVDGKRFFSDDPLIATKNLPPDIIEKIQVYDAQSDQSALTGFNDGVRIKTINIITKKNKRKGYFGKAVAGRGNKDLYETSLNLFRFNEDQKISLISQANNINKQSFSAQDIQGALNGGGRSRRSGGGNNANGLISSYAAGLDYSSPWGANATLSSSYLYSKQNTNKDQDTRTQTFVTADTITDNKQALTSRGSNENHRFNVNLESKLNANNTLILRSTLMRQNATAYNYRTTDIVKNQGIKVGNGISSSDNDNSSSTGTVDLIYQHRLKKPGRSFSFAFNGNFNSNDGTSNNYSVNQSYLADGINYTIDTVNQRNYNNSTSRVLNGTITYTEPLSLYSLLELNYNFSGNVSHSERKAFDYDYLSHNYNVLDSALTNSFESINNSSRATVFYRFQYEKFGASLGTGVQITDLSSNNTSTGEKLKQRFKNLYPTAYITYSFARQKSLRVTYDGRTNQPSVTQLQDVTDYSDPLNIKQGNPGLKQSFNHSFSAMYTGFNSRTLRSLSVTFSGGLTTNNITNSVITILDGMSKPVGVPETTPAGATVTRPVNLNGNYNMQAAFNYGIPLKRPKSNFNIGGSLTKSQSVNLQNDTETGGSLKNYTNNYGLSGLLRWTTNLDKNFDVNFTSNSTYNIARYSINSSQNGNFFSEVLSADFTYYTQNGWIFSTDLDYRYYGRGAGYNTSVPLLNVNLAKQIFKEKQGEIKLSVFDLLNQNVSISRSITQNYIQDVQTRTLTRYFMLTFSYSLKKFGSHKIPSLFGGKRDSGADGRETGAGRSGSKGPMF; this is translated from the coding sequence ATGAAAAAATACAAGCTTGTCCAATTAGCATTGGCTGTGCTATTCACGTGCATGGCTGCATCTGCATTCGCGCAAAGCGGTGGGGCAGGCAGTATTAAAGGCCGTGTACTCGATAGCACCACAAAAGAACCTTTAAAGGGAGCAACGATAAGTTTGTTAAACCCTGTTGATTCAACACTCATTTCCTACCAGGTTTCGCAGAACAATGGAGCATTTAGCTTTGATAAATTACCCTCCGGCAATTATTTACTACAAGTTAGTTTTCAGGGTTATGATAGTTACTTTAAACATGCTACTACTTCTTTAACCCAACCTGTTGCAGAGTTAGGGACTATTAATATGCAACAGGAAGCTAACGTGCTGGAAGGAATTGTTATTAAATCGAGCCCCCCCATTGTAATAAAAAAAGATACTACGGAGTTTAATGCTGCCAGCTTTAAAACCCGGCCGAATGCAGTAGTAGAAGATCTGCTGAAAAAATTACCGGGGCTAGAAGTGGATAGAGATGGGTATATAAAAGCACAAGGAGAAGAAGTAACACGTGTATTGGTAGATGGTAAGCGCTTTTTTAGTGATGACCCGCTTATTGCAACCAAAAACCTACCTCCTGATATCATAGAAAAAATACAGGTGTATGATGCGCAAAGTGATCAAAGTGCTTTGACAGGCTTTAACGATGGAGTAAGGATTAAAACAATAAATATTATTACTAAAAAGAATAAGCGTAAAGGATATTTTGGAAAAGCAGTAGCTGGTAGGGGAAATAAAGACTTATATGAAACCTCATTAAACCTGTTTCGTTTTAATGAAGATCAAAAGATTTCTTTAATAAGCCAGGCCAATAATATCAACAAGCAATCTTTTAGTGCACAGGATATACAGGGAGCTTTGAACGGGGGGGGCCGTAGCCGGCGTTCAGGAGGTGGAAATAACGCTAATGGGTTAATTTCTTCGTACGCTGCCGGTTTGGATTATAGCTCTCCCTGGGGGGCTAATGCCACACTTAGCAGTAGCTATTTATATAGTAAGCAAAATACGAATAAAGATCAGGACACAAGAACGCAAACCTTTGTTACCGCAGATACCATTACTGATAACAAGCAGGCATTAACATCAAGAGGTAGTAATGAAAATCATCGTTTTAATGTAAATCTGGAAAGTAAGCTAAATGCTAATAATACATTGATTCTTCGTTCTACGCTTATGAGGCAAAACGCCACTGCTTATAATTACAGAACTACAGACATTGTCAAAAATCAGGGGATCAAAGTGGGCAATGGTATTTCTTCCAGCGATAATGACAATAGCAGCTCTACTGGAACTGTGGATCTGATATACCAACACCGGTTGAAAAAGCCTGGGAGGTCTTTTTCGTTCGCGTTTAATGGGAACTTTAATTCCAATGATGGAACCAGTAATAACTATTCAGTCAATCAGTCTTATCTGGCAGATGGCATTAACTATACTATAGACACTGTTAATCAACGAAACTATAATAACTCTACCAGCAGAGTATTAAATGGAACTATTACTTATACAGAACCTTTGTCTTTGTATTCGTTGTTAGAACTGAACTACAACTTTTCTGGTAATGTTAGCCATTCAGAAAGAAAAGCATTTGATTACGATTATCTATCACATAACTATAATGTGTTGGATAGTGCACTTACCAATAGTTTTGAGAGTATTAATAATTCAAGCCGTGCTACAGTATTTTATCGCTTTCAATATGAGAAATTTGGGGCAAGCCTTGGCACAGGTGTACAAATAACAGACTTATCAAGCAACAACACCTCCACTGGTGAAAAATTAAAGCAACGATTTAAAAACCTGTATCCTACTGCTTACATTACTTACAGCTTTGCCAGGCAAAAATCTTTACGGGTTACCTATGATGGAAGAACAAATCAACCTAGTGTTACACAGTTGCAGGATGTAACAGATTATTCCGATCCTTTAAACATTAAACAGGGGAATCCGGGATTAAAGCAATCTTTCAATCATTCTTTCAGCGCAATGTATACCGGCTTTAACTCAAGAACACTGAGAAGTTTATCTGTTACATTTTCAGGAGGGCTTACTACTAATAATATTACAAACTCAGTAATAACTATTTTAGATGGCATGAGTAAGCCAGTTGGAGTGCCTGAAACAACACCTGCAGGAGCTACAGTAACCAGGCCTGTTAACCTCAATGGAAATTACAATATGCAGGCTGCTTTTAACTATGGGATACCATTAAAACGGCCTAAGTCAAATTTTAATATAGGAGGAAGTCTGACAAAGTCCCAGTCTGTGAATCTGCAGAATGATACCGAAACGGGCGGTTCTCTTAAAAATTACACCAATAACTATGGACTGTCTGGCTTATTGAGATGGACAACTAATCTGGATAAAAACTTTGATGTCAACTTTACTTCCAATTCTACCTATAATATTGCGCGGTATTCCATCAACTCCTCGCAGAATGGCAACTTCTTTTCAGAGGTATTATCAGCAGACTTTACTTATTACACGCAAAATGGCTGGATTTTTTCTACCGACCTGGATTATAGATACTATGGCCGTGGGGCAGGATATAATACCAGTGTACCGCTTCTTAATGTAAATCTGGCCAAACAGATTTTTAAAGAGAAACAGGGCGAAATAAAGTTGTCTGTATTTGACTTGTTAAACCAAAATGTAAGTATCTCCAGAAGTATTACACAAAACTATATACAAGATGTACAAACCAGAACACTCACACGTTATTTCATGCTGACCTTTTCTTACAGCTTAAAGAAGTTCGGAAGCCACAAAATACCCTCTTTGTTTGGAGGAAAAAGAGATTCAGGAGCTGATGGGCGTGAAACAGGAGCTGGACGTTCCGGGAGCAAGGGGCCTATGTTTTAG